Within Anaerolineae bacterium, the genomic segment AAAGGCGGCATTGTGTTCGCTCCAAATCGGCACGCAGGTGATCCATTCTAGGGGATGGAACTGTAGGGAACTATGGCGAATAAGTACCTGGAAGAGCGGCCGCGCGAACTGTGGCCGGAGCCGGAGACAACTGAATACGATGAGCTGGAAGAGGTGCTACCGGAGGCAGAGGAGGAGCCGGAGGGGGATGAGCTCGCCGGCCCGCTCAACATGCTTCTGGAAAAAGCCGCTGAGCGCGGCTACGTCACGACTGACGATATCCTGGAATTCTTCCCTGAGGCCGAGGAAGACCTCGCCCAGTTAGAGGAGCTGTTTATCGAGCTCCAGGCGCGCAATATCCCGGTCTTCTCCGATGAGGAGGAGGCCATGAACAGCGGCATGGGCTTTGCGCCGGAGGGTGAGACGGAGAGCAGCGCCGGGCCGGCCGAGGAGGATTTCGACCTGAGCAATATCCCGGCCACCGATACCATGGGCCTCTATTTCCACGAAATGGGGCGCGTGCCCCTGCTCACCCCCGAGGAAGAGGTGGAGCTGGCGCGCCTTCTGGAAGAAGGCCGGCGTGCCCAGCGGGAGTTACAGCGCAACGGTATGGACCCCCAGCGGCGCGCCGAGCTGGAGCGGATAGTGCGCGTCGGCGAGCAGGCCCGCCAGAAGCTCATCCGCGCCAACACGCGGCTGGTCATCAGCATTGCCAAGCGCTACATCGGCCAGGGCGTGGCCCTGCCGGACCTCATCCAGGAAGGCAACCTGGGATTGATGCGCGCCGTCGAGCGCTTTGACTATCGACGCGGCTACCGGTTAAGCACGTATGCCACCTGGTGGATCC encodes:
- a CDS encoding sigma-70 family RNA polymerase sigma factor, which encodes MLLEKAAERGYVTTDDILEFFPEAEEDLAQLEELFIELQARNIPVFSDEEEAMNSGMGFAPEGETESSAGPAEEDFDLSNIPATDTMGLYFHEMGRVPLLTPEEEVELARLLEEGRRAQRELQRNGMDPQRRAELERIVRVGEQARQKLIRANTRLVISIAKRYIGQGVALPDLIQEGNLGLMRAVERFDYRRGYRLSTYATWWIRQAISRAVSDQGRTIRLPVHMGDSIRMLYRVARQLEQELGRPATPEELAEAMHLSPERVRWMLRISRRTLSLEEPVGEEEETELGSFIEDESTPPPPETVDRALLREKIEELLDTLPAREARVLRLRFGLHDGHYYTLEEVGRKFGLTRERIRQIEVQALNRLRHPRRSRQLRDFL